Genomic DNA from Setaria italica strain Yugu1 chromosome V, Setaria_italica_v2.0, whole genome shotgun sequence:
TGACGGTGGTGGAAGCCGACGGGCACTACGTGAGGCCGGTGGTCGTGGACAGCCTCTTCGTCTACTCCGGCGAGACGTACTCGGTTCTAGTCAAGGCCGACCAGGACCCGTCCCGGAACTACTGGGCCGCGTCGCACGTCGTCGGCCGCAGGCGGAAGACGCCGAGCGCCATGGCCGTCCTGAGCTACGCCGGGAACGacccgcgggcgccgccgccgacgccgccgccagcgggcCCCGCGTGGGACGACGCGGCGCCCAGGGTCGCGCAGAGCAggtccctcgccgccgcgcacccGGACCAcgtcctccccgcgccgccgaggcccgaccgcacgctcctcctcctcaacacgCAGAACAGGATCGACGGCCACGTGCGGTGGGCCATCAACGGCGTGTCGCTCCGGTTCCCGGCGACGCCGTACCTCGTCTCGATGAAGCGCGGGCTCCGGGGCGCGTACGACGACCAGCGCCCCCCGGCGGACGCGTACGACAACTACAGGAGCTACGAcatcgcctcgccgccggcggcgaacgGGACGGTGGCGAGCGCGGCGTACCGGCTGGCGCTGGGGTCGGTGGTGGACGTGGTGCTGCAGAACACGGCGGCGCTCAACGGCATGAGCGAGACGCACCCGTGGCACCTCCACGGGCACGACTTCTGGGTGCTTGGCTACGGCGAGGGCAAGTTCGAGCCGGGGAGGGACGCGGCAAAGTTCAACCTGAGGGACCCGGTGATGAAGAACACGGTGGCGCTGCACCCGCTTGGGTGGACGGCGGTGAGGTTCGTGGCGGACAACCCCGGGGTGTGGCTGTTCCACTGCCACATCGAGGCGCACGTGTACATGGGCATGGGGGTGGTGCTCGAGGAGGGCGTGGAGAAGGTCAGCCGCTTGCCCAAGTCTATCATGGGCTGCGGACGATCCGAAGGCCACAACTGAGACTATCCGTGGCAATTAACCACGTCATTCTTTCACCACCACCAGATTATCCGTGGCGATTCTTGTAGTATTAATAATTTGTGTACAATTTCATCGAAAAGAATAATTTGTGTACAATTTGTGAATAAATCAAAGCATTTGTACGACTATACTAAGTGGTAAATAAAGGTCTCTTATTTCTTTCtcctaaagaaaaaaaaatgtcgcTATGATAATCACTTCACTTGGGATAATTTGTACATAATCGCATGCATGTCTTCTACGCATCGACGCAGGAGACAAATCGGAAGCTAGATGGCTACACGCCGTATAtcgtatatttaagaacggatggagtatcaTTAACGTATATCACTCGTATTTAGCGGTGGCTACAGCTCATTTTTACTGTTATTAGGAGGTATCTTAATCCTGTACTTCTAGTATGTCTTGGTGCTATAGAATGCTACTCAGTTCAGTATTTTCCTAGTTAATTCGCTGGTACTTGGTAGTATGTCTTGCTGAAATGTTATTCAGAGAATGTGCCAAACGAGCTCTAGCGCGGCTGCGCGGGTGGCAAATTTGAAATCTCTCGGTCCAgcccgccggccggcagcaAAGACGCGCCAGCCAGTTGCTGCGATTTCTTTGGCCCAAAGACCTAATCTCCCATTCTTCTGCAGCCCAAGCCCAATCACGTCCTTCGCAATTAGCTAGCCCGTTTTCCAGGCCCAACTTGCTGCCCGTCCCGAAAGCCGAAAAGAACAACTCCCCGTCTCGTTCGATCTTCCCAGCCGACAGCCTCCCTCCACTTCGCCCCAAAAAGGTTttgcgccgccgcgtccgccggGAATGGAAGCCGCGGGGGCCGCGGCAAAGTTCtgcgccctcgccgccgagctcgccgccaaGTCCTCTCACGTCGCCGAACTGGAGGCTAGGGTCTCGCTCCTCGAAGCCGAGAACGAGCGCTTGAGGGAGGCCTTGGCGAGGCGAGAAGGCGCGGGAGATCCAAAATCTGGGCGATTGGCGGCGGGTTTACGCCGAAGCAAGCACGAGGAAGCCGAGAAgctcggtggcggcgcggcctgcGACATTATTGAGTTGAGTGACTACGAAGAGGGGCCTGCTGCTGTTGATGCCAACGAGGGGCAGAGCCCGGAGGAGGGCGTCGTTGCCGCCCCTACTCCTCGGAATCGGGTGGTGAGCAGCGAGAGCGAGGATGAAGCCGATGCGGAGGACGCTGAGGGAGGCGGCGGAAGCAACATGGAAAATGGCGCGGGCCTGGAGGACGAGGATGTTTCGGTCACGCCACGGGGTaagaggcgggcggcggctcgggTGGTCACCAGTGATAGCGAGGATGAGGATGTGAAGGGTGGTGAGCTTGGGAGTGGCAACGATGATGCTGATGATCAGGAGGAAGGCGTTAAGGCCAGCAGGAAGCGAGGGTTGTGTGGAATCAGTGACAGTGATGATGAAATGGAGGATGTCACTGGCGGTGTTCATGTGGTTGTTTCGAAGGCTGCTTCACGTGTAGTTGCGGCGCAGATTGAGAGTGGGGATGATGAGGATGATATGGTTCCCATTTCTCAAGtgctgaagaagatgaggaaagaGAGGGCGagtgaagatgatgctgatgaTGGATTGCATGAGGCAAAAGGGTGTTCTACTCGCACAACAAGGCGCTCGGCGCGGTTGGTTAGGAATCAGTCAAAAGGGGAACGAGGTTCCCGCCGGGTGAACAACTTTGTTGAACCCAAGGATTATGAAGGGAGTGAAGATGATATGGAAGAAGACAATGATACAGACGGGTTTATAAATGATTCTTCTTCTGAAAGTGCCAGTGGATCTGATGAAGAATCCCATGATGTGTCCGGTACATCCGTTCTGAATGAAGAATCCTCTCCAAGACCAGAAGAGTCTGATCCTGTGGCAGACTACGCAGGTGTTATGGCTCACATAGGCCGTAAAAAGAAAGCTAAAGACTGGAAATTTGAGGCAGATATGCTAGCAGCATTCGCCGAACATCCTGAGCTTTGCCTGAAGGCTGTTTGTGCCCTCTATCGGAAGCAAACTCAGGAGGAACAGTTGGAAAAGGCCGCTTTGCTTCATAATAAGCAGGGATTTAGCCACATCGATGCCCATTGGTATGTTGCTGTGCTAGCTATTTAGTTTATTTTCTTGCAGATTCATTGCTAGTCAGAAGAAGCAAGGGGATGGTTGTGGAAATATTCATTTAACTAGTCTTCCTTTAGGTGAAAAAATGATGTAAAGTCATTGGGTGGTTGCAACTTCTACTGCGTGCTctgtttatttgtttatttcAATTTGGAAAGTAGTACTAGTACCTTATTTTCGTCCTTATGTTACTGTAGTTTTTTTATAGCAAGATACATCACGTGGGTTGAACTGCTAAATGTGACAAAATTTCTTGTTACAAATTAATATTGTATTAGTTTAATATTAATATTGTATTAGTTTAGTACTCTGCATTGCTACTGAGGTATTGACGATAATTTGATGCACATAGACACTGTAAAATAAGTAATTAAC
This window encodes:
- the LOC101768003 gene encoding L-ascorbate oxidase, with translation MAAPSRRPMLAVVLGAFLCSLAALSAEAKVHHHTWDIAYHRKSLDCFEKLAVTVNGEAPGPTIRATQGDTVVVTVRNMLETENTGIHWHGIRQRGSPWADGTVGVTQCPILPGESFTYRFVVDRPGTYLYHAHYGMQRVAGLDGMLVVSESDGVVEPFTYDEEHTVLLMDWWHKSVYEQAVGLASDPLEFVGEPQSLLINGRGMFGCSPAAPGGGAAACNASCALPALFTAVPGKTYRLRIGSLTSLSSLNFEIEGHSMTVVEADGHYVRPVVVDSLFVYSGETYSVLVKADQDPSRNYWAASHVVGRRRKTPSAMAVLSYAGNDPRAPPPTPPPAGPAWDDAAPRVAQSRSLAAAHPDHVLPAPPRPDRTLLLLNTQNRIDGHVRWAINGVSLRFPATPYLVSMKRGLRGAYDDQRPPADAYDNYRSYDIASPPAANGTVASAAYRLALGSVVDVVLQNTAALNGMSETHPWHLHGHDFWVLGYGEGKFEPGRDAAKFNLRDPVMKNTVALHPLGWTAVRFVADNPGVWLFHCHIEAHVYMGMGVVLEEGVEKVSRLPKSIMGCGRSEGHN
- the LOC101768568 gene encoding nucleolin; the encoded protein is MEAAGAAAKFCALAAELAAKSSHVAELEARVSLLEAENERLREALARREGAGDPKSGRLAAGLRRSKHEEAEKLGGGAACDIIELSDYEEGPAAVDANEGQSPEEGVVAAPTPRNRVVSSESEDEADAEDAEGGGGSNMENGAGLEDEDVSVTPRGKRRAAARVVTSDSEDEDVKGGELGSGNDDADDQEEGVKASRKRGLCGISDSDDEMEDVTGGVHVVVSKAASRVVAAQIESGDDEDDMVPISQVLKKMRKERASEDDADDGLHEAKGCSTRTTRRSARLVRNQSKGERGSRRVNNFVEPKDYEGSEDDMEEDNDTDGFINDSSSESASGSDEESHDVSGTSVLNEESSPRPEESDPVADYAGVMAHIGRKKKAKDWKFEADMLAAFAEHPELCLKAVCALYRKQTQEEQLEKAALLHNKQGFSHIDAHWGSCIAEFLLDGDRDGPLKKTIDDLEEHDSNALGFCRRVASNYSKQLFAIYQNKEDPYFHP